In the Raphanus sativus cultivar WK10039 unplaced genomic scaffold, ASM80110v3 Scaffold4132, whole genome shotgun sequence genome, AAAAGTCGAGCCACGTGTTGGAGACGAGTTTCAGGCCGAGATTCCACCTATGATGTCTCCATCTCAACGTGCATTGTTTCTCTCAACTCCTCTGGCTTTGGATGATTCCTCACGTTCCTTTCTCATCGGACAACCTGTCCAACTAACGTGGAGAGAAAAGCATCAGAAAGGTCAAGTAaatggagatgatgatgatgatagtatCGACATGAACCAGTCTTTGAAATCTTTAAGAGCAAAAAGAAGCCGCTCCTCCTCAGCCAACAAGACCAGAGGCGACGAGAGTGTCAAGAAGCAGAGGTTGAGTCTCGAGGCTGTTCCAGAGATACCACCAACCAGCTCCTGGGAAGATCTTGAGGTGGCTAGCTTCGTTCTTGGTCTGTACACGTTCGGGAAGAACTTCACTCAGGTGAAGAAGTTCATGGAGAGCAGAGGAACAGGAGAGGTAGCATTGTTTTACTATGGGAAGTTCTACGATTCAGCTAGTTACCACAGCTGGTCTGATTCACGCAAGAAGCGGAGGAGGAGACGGAAGTGTGTGTACGGAAGAAAGATCTATTCAGGTTGGAGGCAGCATCAGTTGTTATCTCGTTTGATTCCTTCTGTttctgacgaatctcagaaacAGATGCTTGTGAATGTGAGTCTTCTTCACATTCTTGACCACTGTATATTTGTGTTTGGTCATTGATCTTTAACCATATTGGCAGGTCTCAAAGTCATTTGCTGAAGGGAACATCACTCTTGAGAAATACATAAGCGCGGTGAAGGATCTTGTAGGTCTCAGGCCTCTTGTAGAGGCTGTGGGGATTGGTAAAAGAAAAGATGATCTCACGGTTATTACGTCAGGACCAGTGATGAAGACAACCAAACCATGGTTCACGGTTTCTCCAAAGTCTTCTTACCCTGGCTTAGGCAAAGCTTACGCTTCGCTCACATCTGCCGACATAATAAACCAGTTAACAGGCAGTTCCCGTCTAAGCAAAGCACGCTGCAGTGATATCTTCTGGGAAGCTGTGTGGCCGCGTTTGCTAGCCAGAGGATGGCGTTCAGAGCAGGTCAAGGACCGAGGCTATTTCACTTCAAAGGATAACATTGTCTTCATTGTCCCTGGCGTGAAAGAGTTTTCTAGAGGGGAGCTTGTTAAAGGCGATGATTACTTTGATTCCGTCAGTGACATTCTAACAAAGGTTGCTCTAGATCCTCAGCTTCTTGAGTTTGAAGCGGCCGCCGATGAGTTTGCTGTTGTTGCGGAGAACTCTTCTGACCAATCAGATGAAGAGTCTTCTTCCCAATCTGATAAACAAAGACACCGTTACCTAAAGTCTCCATGTTCTAACCGTGGAGATCTCCAAACGAAGTTCACCGTTGTGGACACTAGCTTGGTTGCAGGAGGGAAGCTGTGTGATTTGCGGAATCTGAATGCAGAGCCTTTAGTCTGTTCTGAGCCAAAGACTCGTCTAGGAGATAAACTGGTTAGTAACAATGTGGAAATGCCTCTGGAGGCCAAGAAGCAAGTGGATGATGACCCAATGCTATTCACAGTTATTGATTCTAGTATAAAGGAGGAGGAGAGTTTGGAGAAGGTTAAGGATCGGTCAAAGAGGCTTCTGATCAAGCATAGGTCTAACCGACAAGCAGAAACTAATGATCGTTCAGTAAGTTCTGCTCCATCGTTGAAACGCAGACGGCTCAGTGCTTGCATCAGAGGTGAGAAAAGACTTTCAAGAGAGGACTCAGTGTACAAACATTCACCGGGTGATGATACAAAGAACATGGTATGTCCTGAATCAGACCACTTAAGTTTATGCGCTGTCAAAAACCAAAATAGCACTCGTGAAGAGATGAATGAGTATGATAACAAGTGCTCTCAAGAGGAGGTAAGAACAGCCCAAGAACTCATTTCATCAGAACAAGAACCAAACGGGTTCTGTTCAGTGTCTGAATCAGACAAAAAATATGCTGCCATTCCTAAACAAGAGCAAGCAGTTGAGCTCCCTTCCATTCAAGGCTCCAACAATCCTCCTTCCAATGATCTGGGAACTACTCAAGAACTTGGTTCCTCAGAACAACAACAGCACGACAATACAGCTGCTCCTAGAAGACAGAGCACAAGAAAGAGACCATTGACCACCCGGGCTCTCGAAGCTCTTGAATCCAGCTATCTTACAACCAAGGGACTGAAAAGCACGGTTAAACCAAGAAAACGTGAAAGGTATACGAAGAAAAACCTCTCAGCTAAAGCTTGTAACAGAGCACAACCTTCGCTAGACAATGGTAGTGTAGGTTTggagaaaatagaagaagatAAGAGCAAAGCAACAGCAAGTAAGCCCTTGGATCAAATAGAGGATTCAAAGCCTAGCCTTCCTCTTAATGGAGCAACAAGACAAGATTCAAAGCCGGTACTAACTGAACGTCCTAAACTTCCACCTATTGTTTTGAAGCTTTCACTTAAACGTAGCAGAGGAGCTTCAGAGACTCAAGTCTGAAAAGTTTGGTTGCTCGTTGCAAGAGGAGGGCTGAACCTTGCTATAGAATAAATGTGTACAAAGGTAAAGATTATAAAGCAATAGGGGATTTATTCCAATACCattctttgtttttcatttcaaCATATCCAAAAGGTTGTTTTCTTCTATTCAGTTTCGGAACTTTCTTCAAATCTCACAACTCAATGAATACATATTTGCCCAATATTGATATTCTCATCATAATCTTCCCTCCtatgttgcccaaaaaaaaaaaaatcttcccTCCTATTACTTGGTTTGTTGGGGAGTTATTTGAAGTGACTTTATATATGGTCTACATCCAGAGAATTGAAGTGGAATAGTGATGCTCATGCATATAATTTGTAAAGCATATACACTAAGATACATACAAATCCTGAATCGTAGTATTAGTAGTTTAAG is a window encoding:
- the LOC130507172 gene encoding uncharacterized protein LOC130507172; the encoded protein is VEPRVGDEFQAEIPPMMSPSQRALFLSTPLALDDSSRSFLIGQPVQLTWREKHQKGQVNGDDDDDSIDMNQSLKSLRAKRSRSSSANKTRGDESVKKQRLSLEAVPEIPPTSSWEDLEVASFVLGLYTFGKNFTQVKKFMESRGTGEVALFYYGKFYDSASYHSWSDSRKKRRRRRKCVYGRKIYSGWRQHQLLSRLIPSVSDESQKQMLVNVSKSFAEGNITLEKYISAVKDLVGLRPLVEAVGIGKRKDDLTVITSGPVMKTTKPWFTVSPKSSYPGLGKAYASLTSADIINQLTGSSRLSKARCSDIFWEAVWPRLLARGWRSEQVKDRGYFTSKDNIVFIVPGVKEFSRGELVKGDDYFDSVSDILTKVALDPQLLEFEAAADEFAVVAENSSDQSDEESSSQSDKQRHRYLKSPCSNRGDLQTKFTVVDTSLVAGGKLCDLRNLNAEPLVCSEPKTRLGDKLVSNNVEMPLEAKKQVDDDPMLFTVIDSSIKEEESLEKVKDRSKRLLIKHRSNRQAETNDRSVSSAPSLKRRRLSACIRGEKRLSREDSVYKHSPGDDTKNMVCPESDHLSLCAVKNQNSTREEMNEYDNKCSQEEVRTAQELISSEQEPNGFCSVSESDKKYAAIPKQEQAVELPSIQGSNNPPSNDLGTTQELGSSEQQQHDNTAAPRRQSTRKRPLTTRALEALESSYLTTKGLKSTVKPRKRERYTKKNLSAKACNRAQPSLDNGSVGLEKIEEDKSKATASKPLDQIEDSKPSLPLNGATRQDSKPVLTERPKLPPIVLKLSLKRSRGASETQV